The sequence AACAATAGCAGGGAATATTCTTGTTGGCAGCTATTGTGCTATCTCAAACACGGGAGGCTTGGTAAGTAGACAACAATTATGCGCATTCTCACCTCAGTTTGTCACTTACCTATGGTAAATTCATAGAGTTTGGTGTGAACATTGGGTACTGGTTGCTTTCACCATGTGATAACTGCAGCTTGTTTTAGTTGTGGGGACTAATAGTTAAATATGTTGTTTTGTTGCCTCATTTTGCTAAGACTTCGTACAGGTACATCCGCATACATCCATTGAAGACTTGGATGAGCTTTCAACTCTTCTTCAAGTTCCCCTGGTTGCTGGAACCGTGAATCGCGGTAGTGAAGTGATTGCTGCTGGATTGACTGTCAATGACTGGACAGCATTTACTGGATCAGACACTACTGCAACAGAGTTGACTGTTATTGAAAATGTTTTCAAGCTGAGAGAGGCTCAACCTACTGCTATTGTTGATGAGATGAGGAAATCATTGATCGACAGTTACGTTTGAGTTATAATTTAAATTGCGTGTACTACAAAATTCTGTGAGGAAGTTTGAGTTGCTGCTATTAATTTTGAGTTTCCTATGTTAAAAATTCACTTGATAATGCACAGATTTATGGTTAATCTTAGTTGGGTTTTCTGATTTCAAGTGTATAATGTAGTACATTTGGGTCTTAAGAAAATTAGATCTCCTTATAATATTTCCTCATTGATGCAATATCTTTGATGCAATATCTTGTTTCGAGTCCAAACTCTTGCATAATATTATCTTTTCTCtgtattaattaaatttttgcataaaaaattgaatatacatacatatatatatatatatatatatatatatatatatatatatatattcgcgTATAGAGAATTAATACAAGAATTTACGTCTCACCTTTACTGATGTGGGATAAAATCATACTGTGTACTAGCTTTGAACATTTGTAGAAGTGTCTTTTAAGGACGACGGTGTTTCAAATTAGGTGGTGCCTACATTTATAATTTATGCATTGTTATTCATATTCATTGCGTAGTTGTCTTGATATTGCAATTCAATGTGTTTGTTGAAAAGTCCTTGCATAATTATTTTAGCATAATTAACACGAAAAGCTAATGATCTCTAAACGTCATTATTCTAGTTTCCTGTATAGTAGTCCTAAGCTAGGATAAAAGGAGATTGGCaaccaataaagaaaaataatgtaaatacgACCTAATTCAGAATCTAACAACTTTCATTTATTCATCTAGAACTAGTACTTTGAGATTTCATTATAATTGATAGATATCTAAATTGGTGTCTGCCCGAGTCCATCTTTGGCATGAAACATTTGAGAACACAATTTGTTCAGAAGCTCGTCTCTAGAAATACTTGTGATAGCTTAAACTTGTAGTGAAGACCACAGGCCACCAGCAAACCTATCAATACTTCATAGTTCCAGTTGCAAAAGAACTTCCCCATTTAATTCAGTGCCAGAAATCTTCAGAAAAAGGGCATCATTCGACTGCTTCCTTACAAAAAAATTTTAgtagtattaaaaaaaaaaacatgtataCTTGCGGACAacacttaaaaataataaaaagtaaatatcaATTTGAGACATGGAATAAGCCTTATAACCACCGTAGTCCAAGATCTAAACTACTTAAAAGTGAAAAATGTGAAATTAGGCTGACACCTCTAGGACAAAATCCTGGCTACAGCTATTTCACTTGCACTGCTAACCTAATCTATACACATTACATCTCCATCATCTAGGAGGCATTCATTGGAGTCAAGGGTATTTCCAGCAGTAGATTGCAGTTCCTGGAAAAAGCATTCCAACTGTTCAAGAGTAAACCAGCCTTCTGTCATCTGTGAAACAGCACCAAATTACGAAAAACATCCCATTATAACGAGGATTAAACAATTTCTTGATATGTATAAGGAATGGAACTTTCAAGATGATGGCACACAAGTATCAGAGAGAGGAACTCACAAAGTAAGGGTAGCCCTTCGAAATGCTAAAATCTTCTGGAGCACTCTCTAAGAAGAGGTTTATATAGTACAAAACAAAATTGCCACAGTCTTCATCATTTCTCTGCTGCGGAACCTGAAACTTCTCATATTAGCATGCATTGCAAAAGACTGAGATTAGATAATGACACAACATATTATCACCTTGGGAATCATTAGAGGGATTTTCATGATCTGGTCCTTTGTTTCTGGCCTCTGCTCTGCCTTGAATAGGTCTATAACAAATCTGCAACAGGAACACTGCTATCTTAATGACTTATCATTTCAAAGTAAGCCCAGAATGGAACAGGAGGCTGAGAAAAAGAAATACTTTCTGATCCCAGGTTCAAATCTCTCAGGGCTTGCCATGTGCAAAGAATCAAGTAACAACATACAAGGACTTCTTGCTTTAGATTGTAAACTTTCACCAAGGTTACAAAAGATCAGGAGACTCCAGTGACTCCTGGCAATGTGGGAACTAAGTTTATAGAAAACATCTAAAATGTAGAATTCTACATCAGCTAGTACATAAGAAGAAGTACTTACCAGAGAACAATTGGAACAAAAATGTACTTCTTTGAGAATATCTTCTTTTTCGTAATCCAGTTCAACACCTTAGCTTTGTGAGAACGTTCCGAGTACAAGGAGAACCACAAGCTGTCAAGGTATGTAAATGCGTTTCTCCTATCTTCTGGATGCCATTTCCATATGCTCCTATATAAACCCCAAAAGTGAGTATTCAGAGGAAGTGATAAATTTTGGTGTTCCAACATTCTGTTTGGTTCTATAAAGAGGAGGAGATGGTAAAGGAGAGAAAGTTCATTGGTCGTATTCATCATTTAACTCGGGCTATTTGAAACAGATGGAAAGGAAGTAAATATGATTCATCCTTTCTGTCAAATCTTGGAGGGACACTGACCTCTCTACATTTCGTGTAACCCAGTAAGAGAAGCATCCAACATCTacgttgctcggactcttcactttcggtgCCGCTCCCTTGTCGACACGACATGGGTGTGGGTGTTGGATTTGTACCCGATCTAGTCAACCGATTTTGGGTACTTTGAT comes from Capsicum annuum cultivar UCD-10X-F1 chromosome 2, UCD10Xv1.1, whole genome shotgun sequence and encodes:
- the LOC107858477 gene encoding uncharacterized protein LOC107858477 isoform X2, with the translated sequence MSKRKRGVRMKSINNPLALHNPPESSGPEIAKHQQDNIHIPADQNLKGINVPEKMSSFNQNCSLSKDVRRCQKSERGLQTSATDQERVNTEFPSWSHFRTRSRPPTQKNKMTADTSHSEALPQQASCCSQLKPQPDSRKRRKSKITADTTDSEVIPQRASRSHGQSRRNNSQKGLGSSKFELYLESIWKWHPEDRRNAFTYLDSLWFSLYSERSHKAKVLNWITKKKIFSKKYIFVPIVLCHWSLLIFCNLGESLQSKARSPCMLLLDSLHMASPERFEPGIRKFVIDLFKAEQRPETKDQIMKIPLMIPKVPQQRNDEDCGNFVLYYINLFLESAPEDFSISKGYPYFMTEGWFTLEQLECFFQELQSTAGNTLDSNECLLDDGDVMCID
- the LOC107858477 gene encoding uncharacterized protein LOC107858477 isoform X1, coding for MSKRKRGVRMKSINNPLALHNPPESSGPEIAKHQQDNIHIPADQNLKGINVPEKMSSFNQNCSLSKDVRRCQKSERGLQTSATDQERVNTEFPSWSHFRTRSRPPTQKNKMTADTSHSEALPQQASCCSQLKPQPDSRKRRKSKITADTTDSEVIPQRASRSHGQSRRNNSQKGLGSSKFELYLESIWKWHPEDRRNAFTYLDSLWFSLYSERSHKAKVLNWITKKKIFSKKYIFVPIVLWSHWSLLIFCNLGESLQSKARSPCMLLLDSLHMASPERFEPGIRKFVIDLFKAEQRPETKDQIMKIPLMIPKVPQQRNDEDCGNFVLYYINLFLESAPEDFSISKGYPYFMTEGWFTLEQLECFFQELQSTAGNTLDSNECLLDDGDVMCID